In Paenibacillus sonchi, a single genomic region encodes these proteins:
- a CDS encoding Ger(x)C family spore germination protein, protein MMKSGLSFIWMPACKSILLVMAATVLLFSTGCWDRMEVNDLAIVTTAGLDLKNNGEIELTLEIVHPKEGGGDTQQSKSKSSSKSSGSTLIWSASGATAADAASELQVKLSRTVYWGQLEILVAGEALSRSQLREQLDYLVRDSNVRLRVRPFVCKGTARDFLASDPPLEKTKADFLGGESKRLFRRAITLNSLVQNLGNISKEAFLPYVDTTQDGGESVPYVKGYAAFSSYRMAGLIQGESYSGAKWILKQVKGDVETVKLERPSSPLISLGVLSSSTRIDPKFAGEIPRMDIVIEAEMSLVQNTTHFKTTDSKFIRNVEEAAVDKIRNKAEITIKQAQRMKADIFGFGEEIERHNPRKWKHIHDQWERMYPLVQANVQVKVRIRQTGMNSVPVGKS, encoded by the coding sequence ATGATGAAGAGCGGATTATCATTCATCTGGATGCCTGCTTGTAAGAGCATATTGCTTGTAATGGCGGCAACCGTTTTACTGTTTTCAACGGGCTGCTGGGACCGGATGGAAGTGAATGATCTGGCGATTGTAACGACAGCCGGTTTAGATCTGAAAAACAATGGGGAGATTGAATTAACACTGGAGATTGTCCATCCAAAGGAGGGAGGAGGGGATACACAACAGAGCAAGAGTAAGAGCAGCTCTAAAAGCAGCGGTTCGACTCTGATTTGGTCCGCTTCAGGCGCAACTGCTGCGGATGCCGCTTCTGAGCTACAGGTTAAGCTGTCCCGCACTGTTTATTGGGGACAGCTTGAAATATTGGTCGCCGGAGAGGCGTTGTCCCGCAGCCAGCTTAGGGAACAGCTGGATTATCTTGTCCGCGACAGCAATGTCCGTCTGCGGGTCCGGCCATTTGTCTGCAAGGGGACAGCACGCGATTTTCTCGCTTCTGACCCCCCGCTCGAGAAGACTAAAGCGGATTTTCTGGGCGGTGAATCCAAGCGCCTCTTTCGCCGGGCCATAACGCTTAACAGCCTTGTACAGAATCTCGGAAATATTTCAAAGGAGGCATTTTTACCTTATGTGGATACCACGCAAGACGGCGGGGAAAGCGTCCCGTATGTGAAAGGTTATGCTGCCTTCTCTAGTTACCGTATGGCCGGATTGATTCAAGGCGAGTCCTACTCCGGGGCTAAATGGATATTGAAACAAGTAAAAGGCGACGTTGAGACGGTGAAGCTGGAGCGGCCCTCTTCTCCGCTCATTTCACTTGGAGTCCTTTCTTCCAGCACCCGGATCGATCCTAAATTTGCGGGTGAAATACCGCGTATGGACATTGTGATTGAAGCCGAAATGAGCCTCGTGCAAAATACGACTCACTTTAAAACAACGGATTCGAAATTTATCCGCAATGTCGAAGAGGCGGCGGTCGACAAAATCCGCAACAAGGCGGAGATAACCATCAAGCAAGCCCAAAGGATGAAGGCTGACATTTTCGGCTTCGGCGAAGAGATCGAACGCCACAATCCACGGAAATGGAAACATATCCATGACCAATGGGAGCGAATGTATCCTTTGGTACAAGCCAACGTGCAGGTTAAGGTGAGAATCCGGCAAACCGGGATGAACAGTGTGCCTGTCGGCAAATCCTGA
- a CDS encoding spore germination protein gives MQTRSASNGSFELNDRTALVPELDLNIEALKRVLGEADDVSFRPFLIGGTIRAELVNIPSMSNRQEIDNNVLKPLMQSGDESSNDLQSVKMRLLPVMSADEAGTIEECAGQLIKGYPVLLVDGCAGALLLGLVQWDKRSIEEPQTETSLRGPREGFTESITTNLSQIRRRIQSVKLQVQSHSIGGYTGTEVCIAYIDGLAKPSLLHEVQSRLERIDIDSVLETGYIEELTEDNPYSPFPQQQFTERVDVAAGSLLEGRIVLLVDGTPDVLIVPATLATLLQAADDYYNRTVYSSFLRFLRYWTLMLSMILPAVYVAILNFHHEMVPGKLLASIASAREEIPFPTFVEVMMMQLAFEVLREAGLRLPRQIGSAVTIVGALVVGEAAVSAGLVSAPIVIIIAFTGIAGFTAPHYSLEFAIRLLRLPLIILGGTLGLLGVSFGLIAIAIHLCMLRSYGVPFMSPFAPFVPNEMKDTMIRAPLWKMSRRPGFSSLQNRHRLAPGQKPGSSKGGGN, from the coding sequence ATGCAGACACGTTCTGCTTCGAATGGCAGCTTTGAATTGAACGACCGCACTGCTCTGGTTCCTGAGTTAGACCTCAATATAGAGGCTCTCAAAAGAGTATTAGGTGAAGCCGATGATGTTTCGTTCCGCCCGTTTTTGATCGGCGGAACGATCAGGGCTGAGCTCGTCAATATTCCTAGCATGTCGAACAGGCAGGAGATCGACAATAATGTCTTGAAGCCTCTCATGCAATCCGGGGATGAATCAAGCAACGATCTGCAATCGGTCAAAATGCGCCTCCTACCCGTCATGTCTGCCGATGAGGCCGGGACTATTGAGGAATGTGCCGGGCAATTAATCAAAGGGTATCCTGTACTCCTTGTGGACGGTTGTGCCGGGGCTTTACTTTTAGGACTCGTTCAATGGGACAAGCGCAGTATAGAAGAGCCCCAGACTGAAACATCGCTGCGGGGGCCGCGGGAAGGCTTCACCGAATCCATCACGACCAATCTCTCGCAGATCCGGCGGAGAATCCAGAGCGTTAAGCTGCAAGTACAATCTCACAGCATTGGCGGCTATACGGGGACTGAAGTCTGCATTGCTTATATTGACGGATTGGCTAAACCTTCCCTGTTACATGAGGTGCAAAGCAGGCTCGAACGTATTGATATTGACAGCGTACTAGAGACCGGGTACATAGAAGAACTGACAGAAGACAATCCATACTCGCCGTTTCCGCAGCAGCAATTTACGGAACGGGTGGATGTGGCAGCAGGAAGCTTGCTCGAAGGCCGTATCGTTCTCCTGGTGGACGGCACCCCTGATGTGCTCATTGTTCCGGCGACGCTGGCGACGCTTTTACAGGCTGCAGACGATTATTACAACCGGACAGTGTACTCCAGCTTTTTACGGTTTTTGCGGTACTGGACGCTAATGTTATCCATGATACTTCCGGCAGTGTACGTTGCGATTTTAAACTTTCATCATGAAATGGTGCCGGGCAAGTTGTTGGCTAGCATTGCCTCAGCGCGTGAGGAAATCCCGTTTCCGACTTTCGTAGAAGTGATGATGATGCAGCTCGCGTTCGAGGTGCTGCGTGAAGCCGGACTCCGCCTTCCAAGGCAAATCGGTTCAGCGGTTACGATCGTCGGTGCGCTGGTCGTAGGAGAAGCCGCCGTGTCGGCCGGGCTCGTGTCGGCACCGATCGTTATTATTATTGCCTTCACGGGCATTGCGGGATTTACGGCTCCCCATTATTCTCTGGAGTTCGCCATTCGTCTATTGAGGCTGCCGCTTATTATCCTTGGGGGGACGCTGGGCCTGCTAGGGGTATCGTTTGGCCTTATCGCCATTGCGATACATCTGTGCATGCTCCGCTCTTACGGCGTCCCCTTCATGTCTCCTTTCGCGCCTTTTGTGCCAAATGAAATGAAGGATACCATGATTCGGGCTCCTTTGTGGAAAATGTCAAGGCGTCCCGGTTTTAGCAGCTTGCAGAACCGCCACCGGCTGGCGCCAGGGCAGAAGCCGGGCTCAAGCAAAGGAGGCGGGAACTGA
- a CDS encoding glycosyl hydrolase has translation MNKFTNVAPCNPNAIEEVKNVLRYLNELSGNGIITGQHTQTTVQKELRYIEEVTGKLPALCGFELLAYSPGINYGDAGEACLIEVEENKNTLDNAWDWALNKRGLITFTWHWFSPFGSRDKGFYTEYTTFDASRAVVEGTEEYKMLLSDMDHMAALLKPFCEKRIPVLWRPFHESEGEWFWWGAKGPEVAKQLYRMMYERYTNHHSLNNLIWVWNSPLPEGYVGDDVCDVISLDLYPPKHTHTDLEKEYNGLMKITPAKKLAALGEIGVLPGIPALSVTRIPWVWYMIWSNDYGASGEWTAKEELRRAYDHPYAVTLDTLPRLY, from the coding sequence ATGAACAAATTTACTAATGTTGCACCCTGCAATCCAAATGCAATTGAGGAGGTAAAGAACGTCCTCCGTTATTTAAACGAACTGTCCGGCAATGGGATTATAACCGGCCAACATACGCAAACCACCGTACAGAAAGAACTGCGGTATATTGAAGAGGTGACGGGGAAATTGCCGGCTCTATGCGGGTTTGAGCTGCTTGCTTATTCCCCGGGCATTAACTACGGCGATGCCGGCGAAGCTTGCCTGATTGAGGTGGAGGAAAATAAAAATACGCTGGATAATGCATGGGACTGGGCGTTAAACAAGCGGGGGCTGATAACATTTACCTGGCACTGGTTCTCACCGTTCGGCAGCCGTGACAAAGGGTTCTATACCGAGTACACCACCTTTGACGCGTCCCGGGCTGTAGTGGAAGGAACGGAAGAGTATAAGATGCTCTTATCCGACATGGATCACATGGCAGCATTGCTTAAGCCTTTTTGCGAGAAGCGGATTCCGGTGTTATGGCGCCCTTTCCACGAATCCGAAGGCGAGTGGTTCTGGTGGGGAGCCAAAGGGCCCGAAGTGGCCAAACAGCTGTACCGTATGATGTATGAGCGGTATACGAATCATCATAGTTTGAATAACCTCATTTGGGTCTGGAATTCTCCGCTTCCGGAAGGGTATGTGGGCGACGACGTCTGCGACGTGATCTCGCTGGATTTGTATCCTCCTAAACATACCCATACTGACTTAGAGAAAGAATACAACGGGCTGATGAAAATTACGCCGGCCAAAAAACTGGCTGCACTGGGTGAAATCGGTGTGCTTCCGGGCATCCCCGCATTGTCCGTGACGCGTATTCCTTGGGTTTGGTATATGATATGGTCCAATGATTACGGTGCGTCCGGGGAATGGACGGCGAAGGAGGAGCTTCGGCGTGCATATGACCACCCTTATGCAGTTACCTTAGACACACTGCCGCGGCTCTATTAA
- a CDS encoding SGNH/GDSL hydrolase family protein — MSPTTQTFTATDTHVKILGRTHYYNDVLWLALSGGGIEFSFCGTKAEITIKGDAIATTGNNLARIGISVNGKRVIDDQVDQPLKSYTVFESDTAQNVVIRVIKLSEAAMSTVGIQGISVHAADGIKPTPDKIYTIEFIGDSITCGYGVDDEHELHSFSTATEDVTKTYAYLTAEQLEADYSMVSYSGYGIITGYTENDHKLTTHLLPDYYEKVGKSEGKFDNRLLPQDVRWDFRKFVPDLIVINLGTNDDSYTKEDTAKQTEYAEEYVEFLKRVRRNNPHAPILCTLGIMGDRLYPYVEQAVKQFIRETGDSKITAMKLDEQLTADGYAADFHPSRATHSKAAKQLTSYIKELMKW; from the coding sequence ATGTCTCCCACAACTCAAACTTTCACAGCAACGGATACACATGTAAAAATCCTTGGCCGGACCCACTATTACAACGATGTGCTGTGGCTGGCTCTCTCAGGCGGCGGTATAGAATTTTCATTCTGCGGCACGAAAGCGGAGATTACCATCAAGGGCGATGCAATTGCAACAACCGGCAATAATCTGGCCAGAATCGGCATCAGTGTAAACGGCAAAAGAGTTATTGATGATCAGGTGGATCAACCGCTCAAATCGTACACTGTATTTGAAAGCGATACTGCGCAGAACGTCGTAATAAGGGTCATAAAACTGTCCGAGGCGGCGATGTCAACGGTAGGGATTCAGGGCATTTCCGTCCATGCCGCCGATGGAATTAAGCCAACTCCGGATAAAATATATACTATCGAATTTATCGGCGATTCCATTACTTGCGGCTATGGGGTCGATGATGAGCATGAGCTGCATTCTTTTTCCACTGCTACAGAAGATGTTACGAAAACCTATGCTTACCTGACCGCAGAGCAGCTTGAGGCTGACTACAGCATGGTTTCGTACAGCGGATATGGCATTATTACAGGCTATACGGAAAATGACCACAAGCTTACCACACATCTTCTTCCGGATTACTATGAAAAAGTGGGCAAGTCTGAGGGGAAGTTTGACAATCGCTTGCTGCCCCAAGACGTACGCTGGGATTTCCGGAAGTTTGTGCCCGATCTCATTGTCATTAACCTCGGAACGAACGATGATTCTTACACGAAAGAGGATACCGCCAAGCAGACGGAATATGCTGAAGAATATGTTGAATTTCTTAAAAGGGTCAGACGAAATAATCCCCATGCGCCAATTTTGTGTACGCTGGGTATTATGGGGGACAGGCTGTATCCATATGTCGAACAAGCAGTGAAGCAATTTATCCGGGAGACAGGCGACAGCAAAATTACCGCAATGAAGTTGGACGAGCAGCTGACCGCAGACGGCTACGCGGCCGACTTTCACCCGTCCCGGGCCACACACAGCAAAGCGGCCAAACAACTGACGTCTTATATTAAAGAGCTTATGAAGTGGTGA
- a CDS encoding endospore germination permease yields MIEKGKISAAQLGLLFYSVTAYDGILYIPKITGKEAGHDLWLSPIWAHLLGLLFVLGMLRLSSRFPKETIIQYSVRLLGPWAGKAVGLVVILYGINLTSVILREFGDFISAVFLRETPPLIAIGGIVLLVAYAVRGGLEVLGRLAELFLPITFLVFGLLIILSILEWDVNNILPVMGEGIAPSIKGALVPFSWFSGYLMLGLYFPFVSNQRKTTVYIVLTWFALMVTLSVSGLVSVFLFGKHVSTLNYPFIEVVRYIGIDKFIQHVDALLLIVWLPGTFIQLTTYLYTAALGASQWFGLKNYRQLVFPVGLLALVLSMWRTSGVEEFQIYLGTSHVIFDFFNIALGLLLLLTAWIRSRKDRRQAVAESNAAK; encoded by the coding sequence ATGATAGAGAAAGGTAAGATTTCCGCAGCGCAGCTAGGTCTTCTTTTTTATTCGGTAACGGCCTACGACGGAATCCTGTATATTCCGAAGATAACGGGCAAGGAAGCCGGTCACGATTTGTGGTTATCCCCGATCTGGGCTCATCTGCTTGGTTTGCTATTTGTACTAGGAATGCTCCGGCTCAGCAGCAGGTTTCCGAAGGAAACCATCATTCAGTACAGCGTACGGCTGCTTGGACCTTGGGCCGGCAAAGCTGTAGGGCTTGTAGTCATACTATACGGTATTAATCTGACATCTGTTATATTGAGGGAATTTGGCGACTTTATTTCGGCCGTCTTTTTACGCGAAACGCCACCCCTAATCGCCATTGGCGGGATTGTCTTACTTGTAGCCTACGCCGTCAGAGGAGGTCTGGAGGTTTTAGGCCGGCTAGCAGAACTGTTCCTGCCGATAACCTTCCTGGTGTTCGGACTGCTGATCATCTTGTCAATTCTGGAATGGGACGTAAATAATATCCTCCCCGTTATGGGTGAAGGGATCGCTCCTTCCATTAAGGGCGCCCTTGTCCCGTTCAGCTGGTTCTCCGGTTATTTGATGCTTGGTCTATATTTTCCGTTCGTATCGAATCAGAGGAAAACGACAGTGTACATAGTATTAACTTGGTTTGCTCTCATGGTTACCTTGTCTGTCTCCGGGCTTGTATCCGTTTTTCTCTTCGGCAAGCATGTCAGCACATTGAATTATCCGTTTATCGAAGTCGTTCGGTATATAGGAATAGATAAATTTATTCAGCATGTAGACGCCTTGCTGCTAATCGTGTGGCTCCCCGGAACGTTCATTCAGTTAACCACCTATCTGTATACGGCCGCATTGGGGGCCAGCCAGTGGTTTGGACTCAAAAACTACCGCCAGCTTGTGTTTCCGGTAGGCTTGCTTGCGCTGGTGCTGAGTATGTGGCGGACTTCCGGCGTTGAAGAATTCCAAATCTATTTGGGAACGAGCCATGTTATTTTTGATTTCTTCAACATTGCTCTCGGTCTTCTGCTGTTATTAACAGCATGGATTCGAAGCCGCAAAGACAGGCGGCAGGCTGTGGCTGAGTCAAATGCGGCAAAGTGA
- a CDS encoding glycoside hydrolase family 27 protein has translation MNHKLAAPTPPLGWNSWDCYGAAVTEDEIRGNAEYMAEHLKDFGWSYITVDIQWYEPHANSSQYRPFVPLVMDEYSRLMPAANRFPSAADGQGFKPLADYVHSLGLQFGIHIMRGIPRQAAHAATPILGTTATARDVAHTNSICPWNTDMYGVDASKEGAQAYYDSLFELYAQWGVDLVKVDDIAASRLYDTHQPEIALISKAIERCGRPMVLSLSPGPAPVEYAGFFTGHANMWRVTDDFWDQWPLLLDMFGRCRKWQGVPQAGSWPDCDMLPLGHIGIRSVDGGGADRWTRFTRDEQLTMMSLWSIFRSPLIFGGELRDNDDWTLSLLTNREVLRVHRESYGAKEALCKDELIVWTAGHTDGTRYAAVFNVGESPLQLDLALEEVGLSGTAAGTELWSGTPAELNAGSLQTTIPPHGVRLYSFL, from the coding sequence ATGAACCATAAGCTTGCAGCACCTACTCCGCCGCTTGGCTGGAACAGCTGGGACTGCTACGGCGCGGCCGTAACAGAAGATGAAATCCGCGGCAATGCGGAATACATGGCAGAGCATCTCAAAGATTTCGGCTGGAGCTACATTACTGTCGATATTCAATGGTACGAGCCCCATGCCAATTCCTCTCAATACCGGCCGTTCGTTCCGCTCGTAATGGACGAATATTCCCGGCTGATGCCTGCCGCGAACCGCTTCCCTTCCGCAGCGGACGGTCAAGGCTTCAAGCCGTTAGCCGACTATGTTCACAGTCTAGGACTGCAATTCGGCATTCATATTATGCGCGGCATTCCGCGGCAGGCTGCCCATGCCGCAACGCCTATTCTGGGCACAACGGCAACCGCACGCGATGTTGCACATACGAACTCCATCTGTCCGTGGAATACAGATATGTACGGAGTGGACGCCTCAAAAGAAGGGGCACAAGCGTACTATGATTCTCTCTTTGAACTCTACGCCCAGTGGGGTGTCGATCTGGTGAAGGTGGACGACATCGCCGCTTCCAGGCTCTACGACACTCATCAGCCGGAGATCGCCCTGATCTCCAAAGCCATCGAGCGCTGCGGCCGGCCTATGGTGCTGAGCCTCTCCCCCGGCCCCGCTCCGGTTGAATATGCTGGGTTCTTCACCGGACATGCCAATATGTGGCGGGTTACGGACGACTTCTGGGACCAGTGGCCGCTGCTGCTGGATATGTTCGGCCGCTGCCGGAAATGGCAGGGCGTACCCCAGGCCGGCTCCTGGCCGGACTGCGATATGCTGCCGCTCGGCCACATCGGCATCCGCTCTGTGGATGGCGGGGGAGCGGACCGCTGGACCCGGTTCACGCGTGACGAGCAGCTGACGATGATGTCGCTCTGGAGCATTTTCCGCTCTCCGCTGATCTTCGGCGGCGAGCTGCGGGACAACGACGACTGGACGCTGTCGCTGCTTACCAACCGCGAGGTTCTGCGCGTGCACCGCGAGAGCTATGGAGCCAAGGAGGCACTCTGCAAAGATGAGCTTATCGTCTGGACTGCCGGACACACCGATGGCACCCGATATGCTGCCGTGTTCAACGTTGGCGAAAGCCCGCTGCAGCTGGACCTGGCCCTTGAAGAAGTCGGCCTCAGCGGCACAGCCGCCGGCACCGAGCTGTGGAGCGGAACGCCAGCTGAGCTTAACGCAGGCTCGCTGCAGACAACCATCCCGCCGCACGGCGTTCGCCTTTATAGCTTCTTGTAA
- the pgmB gene encoding beta-phosphoglucomutase, translated as MKLEAVIFDLDGVITDTAEYHYIAWKQLGESIGIPFDRAFNETLKGISRGESLERILRLGGKETEFTPVEKAELARRKNEHYVSLLDGLTPGDTYPGIAGLLEELQAQNIPAVIASASKNAPQILRSLQLDGLFRYVVDPDSVQHGKPAPDLFLRGAAEVGARPEYCVGIEDATAGIQAIKAVGIGEQSALEAAGADVVLRDTQGLSLDFLNRLLVQV; from the coding sequence ATGAAACTGGAAGCAGTTATTTTTGATCTTGATGGAGTAATTACCGATACGGCAGAATACCACTATATTGCCTGGAAACAACTGGGGGAATCCATTGGGATTCCGTTCGACCGCGCCTTTAACGAGACGCTGAAAGGCATCAGCCGGGGCGAGTCGCTGGAGCGGATATTGCGGCTTGGCGGCAAGGAAACGGAGTTCACGCCTGTGGAAAAAGCAGAGCTGGCCCGGCGCAAGAACGAGCATTATGTGTCGCTGCTGGACGGGCTTACACCCGGCGATACATATCCGGGGATTGCCGGGCTGCTGGAGGAACTGCAGGCGCAGAACATTCCGGCGGTGATTGCTTCCGCCAGCAAAAATGCGCCGCAAATCTTGCGCTCGCTCCAGTTGGACGGCCTGTTCCGCTATGTTGTTGATCCCGATTCCGTGCAGCATGGCAAGCCTGCGCCGGATTTGTTCCTGCGCGGAGCCGCAGAGGTTGGGGCCCGGCCGGAATACTGCGTCGGCATCGAGGATGCCACCGCCGGAATCCAGGCGATCAAGGCGGTCGGCATTGGGGAGCAGTCTGCTCTGGAGGCCGCCGGTGCCGACGTGGTGCTGCGCGATACGCAAGGACTGAGTCTAGACTTTCTGAACCGTCTGCTGGTACAGGTTTAA
- a CDS encoding ABC transporter substrate-binding protein: protein MKPEKKGLIASSIVALTLVSTLAGCSGNDGATAGEGNNSGGSSAGTELKPVTLTYFSEDSSTNWNNMKDEVGKIITEKTGVTLDAEFAVGDPVQKISLIAATGNYPDLIAAKADVGKLVDAGAILDLTDLIEKHAPNIKKMLGDKIVRTKYSLEDQAIYSIPTWSAVDEKKFKADGGFELQHRVVKEAGYPEIQTVKDFEKVIQDYITKHPTDENGNKNIGLSLNGDDWHMYQVTNAGFQTTGGPDDGEYYIDQETHQATYHFRRPEEKEYFRWLNHMNNIGLLDPESFVQKTDQFKAKVASGRVLGLADPEWDYGDAQNALKAAGKLDQTYGHYPVTMSKEYKDTSFWPAGFDGGYGISISSKCKDPVRAIQFLDFLASEEGQILNNWGIEGKHYTVEGGKRVIIPAVQERMDNDNAAFQKEAGVGLYWNMMVHYGDGIKDSTGNYFTRSYPEQLTASYSEPEKETLKAYGAEHWKDLFPAEEEFGPRAYGAAYTMSLASDDPAVILGAKMKDITWKRIPEAVMSKPEEFDKIWAAYMADLDKAGVKEMEEAYTKHILNRIELWSTK, encoded by the coding sequence TTCCATAGTGGCACTGACTTTAGTGTCGACACTCGCGGGGTGCAGCGGTAATGACGGCGCTACTGCCGGTGAAGGAAACAACTCGGGAGGTTCTTCGGCCGGGACAGAGTTAAAACCGGTTACGCTTACTTATTTTTCGGAAGATTCCAGCACAAACTGGAACAACATGAAAGATGAAGTCGGAAAGATTATTACGGAAAAAACCGGAGTGACTCTGGATGCTGAGTTTGCCGTCGGTGATCCGGTGCAAAAAATCTCCTTGATTGCAGCGACAGGCAACTATCCGGATTTGATCGCCGCAAAGGCGGATGTCGGCAAGCTTGTCGACGCCGGTGCTATTCTCGACCTGACAGATTTGATTGAGAAGCACGCGCCTAACATCAAAAAAATGCTGGGGGACAAGATTGTCCGGACCAAGTATAGCCTGGAGGATCAAGCGATTTACTCCATTCCAACCTGGTCCGCCGTTGATGAGAAAAAATTCAAAGCCGACGGAGGATTTGAGCTTCAGCACCGTGTCGTCAAAGAGGCCGGTTATCCGGAAATACAGACGGTCAAGGATTTTGAAAAAGTCATTCAGGATTATATCACCAAGCACCCTACGGACGAAAACGGCAATAAGAATATCGGGCTTTCGCTGAATGGGGACGATTGGCATATGTACCAGGTCACCAACGCAGGATTCCAGACCACCGGAGGACCGGACGACGGCGAATATTACATTGATCAAGAAACGCATCAGGCGACTTATCATTTCCGCCGTCCGGAGGAAAAAGAATATTTCCGCTGGTTGAATCACATGAACAACATCGGGCTGCTTGATCCGGAAAGCTTTGTGCAAAAGACCGACCAGTTCAAGGCTAAAGTGGCTTCAGGCCGGGTCCTCGGCTTGGCCGATCCGGAATGGGATTATGGCGATGCGCAGAATGCGCTAAAGGCTGCAGGAAAGCTCGATCAGACTTACGGTCATTATCCGGTTACTATGAGTAAAGAATACAAGGATACCAGCTTCTGGCCGGCCGGCTTTGACGGAGGGTACGGAATCTCGATCTCCAGCAAGTGTAAGGACCCGGTACGTGCCATTCAATTCCTCGACTTCCTTGCATCGGAAGAGGGCCAAATTCTGAACAACTGGGGAATTGAAGGAAAACACTATACGGTTGAAGGCGGCAAACGTGTGATTATACCAGCTGTACAGGAACGTATGGATAATGACAACGCAGCTTTTCAAAAAGAAGCGGGTGTTGGACTTTACTGGAATATGATGGTCCACTATGGGGACGGGATTAAAGATTCAACCGGGAACTATTTCACACGCAGCTATCCTGAGCAGTTGACGGCGAGCTACAGTGAACCGGAGAAAGAAACTCTGAAAGCTTACGGTGCGGAGCATTGGAAAGATCTCTTTCCTGCAGAAGAAGAATTTGGGCCAAGAGCTTACGGTGCAGCCTACACGATGTCACTCGCCAGTGACGATCCTGCTGTGATCCTGGGGGCCAAAATGAAGGACATTACCTGGAAGCGGATACCTGAAGCAGTGATGTCCAAACCGGAGGAATTTGATAAAATCTGGGCCGCCTATATGGCAGACCTGGATAAGGCCGGAGTTAAAGAAATGGAAGAAGCTTATACCAAGCATATCTTAAACCGTATCGAGCTGTGGTCCACGAAGTAG